The genomic stretch TATACAGTCCTTTACCGCAGTCTTGATTGCATCACTGGTCACCGTAGCAGAGGCAACCGCATCCACCTCCCAGGTTAGCTCTTCCACAATTTTGGCGGGCAATTCTTCAATCGCTCTGTCGCCAATGCCAACGGTTTCATTGTGATCGGTTATTTTTACAGAAAGAAGGGAATCCTGATCAAATTCCACCTCCACTTCCACATCACCGGCATAGCCTTCGGCGGCAGCCGTATAAGTTCCGGCTTTATAGGTATCTGAGGAACCTCCGCATCCGGCGAAAAGTGCCAGTATACACAATGCCGC from Lacrimispora sphenoides JCM 1415 encodes the following:
- a CDS encoding FMN-binding protein, with the protein product MKKMTLAIAAALCILALFAGCGGSSDTYKAGTYTAAAEGYAGDVEVEVEFDQDSLLSVKITDHNETVGIGDRAIEELPAKIVEELTWEVDAVASATVTSDAIKTAVKDCIEQAKSK